The window CGCATCGCGCATCGTGGATGCCTATAAGTCCACCTACGAAGGATGGCAGGCGGAAATATGCGCCGAAGATCTCATGATTCCCCTGAGCGAATACACCACTATCCGCGAGACCGAGAGCGTGTTGCGTGCCGTACAAAAGCTGCGTGAACATAACGAACGCGTCATGGCCACGGATGTGACCTCGGACCGGGGACATCGCTCCATCATCGTGCTGAACGAGCAGGACCAGCCCGTGGGGTATCTGACCATCCGCGACCTGGTTACCGCCCTGTACAAGGCGCACGTGTCCGCTCAGCCCCAGTCCAAAGAAACCACCAGGTTCTCGCACTTCTTCTGGGACGGCGTTTTCACCCGCCAGGTGGAAGACCTTTTGGACGTTCTGATCAAAGACGTCATGACCGCCCACACCGTGCGCATCGAAACCAACGCCTCGCTCATCGAAGTGGCGGAAAAGATGTTCTCGCACAATCTGCAACGGATTCTCGTGGAAGATGAAGGCAAGGTCGTGGGCATTATCCGCGACCACGAACTCTACGCGGAAATCGACCGTATCGCCAAGTCCGCCCACTGACCTGACGATACGGATTCGAGGACGTGGAGCATTCCCCCAAGTGCCACGCGTCCACATACAGAAGCCAAGGAAACAACAGGCCAAGGCTTCACCCTCCTCCCCTCACCCTCCCCGACGGAAGCGCCCTCTTCCGTCGGGGTTCTTTTCTCCAGCCTGCCTTTGCCGAACAACAATGCAACATCTCGGTCGGTGCGTTTCTCTCGCCGCCCAAAAGAGAGGGGCTTCGGCACACAGTCGAAGCCCCAGCGTAAGGGTGTCCATGCGGTCTATGAACTATGCTTGCGACGACACCTCCAGCCGCCTCCAGTGGCGGGAGCCGATCCGTCCCTGGTCAACGCCAATGATCAGGCATTCCCGGCCCGGCAGACTGTCCACCAATCGCAGCCCATCGTGGGCCGATCCCAGAAACAATGTCGTGGCCAGAGCGTCCGCCTCCATGACCGTTGGTGCGGTCACGCTCACAGAAGCGTTGCGACCCGGACATATGCCGGAGTCAGGGCGTACGATATGATGTCGCCCAGCGCCCCAGGTTTGCTCATACGCTCCAGAAGTGGCCACGGCCTGATTCGTCAACTCCAATACCGTCCGGGAACGCTGTTTCCCTGACGGATCCTGCAATGCGACCCGCCAGCCGCGCTCCCGAGAGGGACGGCCCGCAGCAAAGATATCTCCGCCCGCGTTGATCAAATGATCCCCCACGCCCATGGCCGACATCACACGGGAGGCCTGATCCACGATATACCCCTTGCCGATGCCGTCCAGGGTCAAAGCCATGCCCTGCCCTGCCAAACCTACGCGCCCTCCATCCAGGCGAATCTGTGACGCGCCGATCAATTCCAAAGTTTGCCGCAATAGTGCCGGATCCGGATCATACGCGCCCGACGAACGCATGAGATCCACCAGCGGAGCCACGCTGGGGTCGAACACTCCCTGGGACAACCGGTTCAGAACCAGCGCACGATCCACGACATGAATCAACTCGGGTGATGCATGGGACAATTGCCCGGATCGATTCAATTCGGCAAGCTCGGACCCGGCATCGTGACGATTCAACAATCCGGACAGTCGCTCAATTTCAAAAAAAACCGCGTCTATCGCTTGCTCGGCGCAATCTTGATCGGCATGCACCCCGCACACGGTCACATACGTTCCCAACAAAAAACGCGTTGCTTCCCAGTAATCAGAGCGGGGAGCGGTTGCAGCATCAGCACGCAACGGTACCCACACGGGCAGGGCCAGTCCCAGCCCCAAGGCCAGCCCAGTGCGTAAAAACCCACGTCGACTCATGGAAGCAGCACCATGCATCAACGAATTATTCCCGATTCCACTCATGACTTGGCCTCCATTGCAACGCGCTCCTCCGCGCCTTGGTCAAACAACGTCACATCCCGATCCTCGGCAAACTCCGACCCGGCTTCAGCATCGTAACACGTAAAGCCGCACCGCAAACAACGACTAGCCTCCTTGACGGCCTCCCGCTCGCCGATGCCCCGCCGGACCTCCAGAGCGAACCGCTCCAACCGAGCACGTACCGGCACTTCCGAGGGTTGCACCTTGGGGATGTGCCAACGGACCCGCATCCCCTTGAGCAACGATTCCGGGACCACCCGCTCCTGGGGCATGACCGGCACGGGAACCTCGCCCGACGTAACGTAATGATGAATGGAGCGCGCCGCGCGTCGACCGTCCGAAACCGCTTCCATGACAATGGACCGCCCACGCCGCAATTCCCCTCCCACGAAAACGTGGGACATATTGGTCTGCATGGTGGCGTCATCCCCCACCATGGTTCCCTGCTTGGTCATTTTGAACGGTCCGATTCCCCGTTTGTCCACATAAGGAGTCAAATCCGGCACACGATCCGTGGCCACAATGAAAAGATCCCCTTCCAGTCGATGTTCGCTGCCCGCAATGGGCTGAGGAGTTCCCGAGGCTTTTTTCGAATCCGGGTACTCGGCCCGCAACAAATGCAGCGCCACTGCACGGCCGGACTCTTCCACGTCGAACGAGGCTGGAATGATTTGCTCCAGTAATTGCGCTCCGACATCCCGCGCTT of the Paucidesulfovibrio gracilis DSM 16080 genome contains:
- a CDS encoding FAD:protein FMN transferase, which produces MSGIGNNSLMHGAASMSRRGFLRTGLALGLGLALPVWVPLRADAATAPRSDYWEATRFLLGTYVTVCGVHADQDCAEQAIDAVFFEIERLSGLLNRHDAGSELAELNRSGQLSHASPELIHVVDRALVLNRLSQGVFDPSVAPLVDLMRSSGAYDPDPALLRQTLELIGASQIRLDGGRVGLAGQGMALTLDGIGKGYIVDQASRVMSAMGVGDHLINAGGDIFAAGRPSRERGWRVALQDPSGKQRSRTVLELTNQAVATSGAYEQTWGAGRHHIVRPDSGICPGRNASVSVTAPTVMEADALATTLFLGSAHDGLRLVDSLPGRECLIIGVDQGRIGSRHWRRLEVSSQA
- a CDS encoding CBS domain-containing protein, whose amino-acid sequence is MMNIRVLLVDDDDRFRSNMARLLESKGFEIVTAQSAQEALSMVDQDPDVVITDFQMPGMNGNEFVEAFKERRPTTQVIMLTGHGSIKSAVDAYCDGAFDYLTKPCEINYLASRIVDAYKSTYEGWQAEICAEDLMIPLSEYTTIRETESVLRAVQKLREHNERVMATDVTSDRGHRSIIVLNEQDQPVGYLTIRDLVTALYKAHVSAQPQSKETTRFSHFFWDGVFTRQVEDLLDVLIKDVMTAHTVRIETNASLIEVAEKMFSHNLQRILVEDEGKVVGIIRDHELYAEIDRIAKSAH